A window of the Carassius gibelio isolate Cgi1373 ecotype wild population from Czech Republic chromosome B16, carGib1.2-hapl.c, whole genome shotgun sequence genome harbors these coding sequences:
- the LOC127975443 gene encoding uncharacterized protein LOC127975443, protein MDKQMIKIGLLNIRSISTKTLFVNNMITDHNIDVLCLTETWLKPDDYIILNESTPQDYCYKHEPRLKGKGGGVASIYNNVFRISQRAGFKYNSFEVMVLHITLSRETNVNDKSPVMFVLATVYRPPGHHTDFIKEFGDFTSELVLAADKVLIVGDFNIHVDNEKDALGSAFIDILNSIGVRQHVSGPTHCRNHTLDLILSHGIDVDSVEIIQPSDDISDHYLVLCKLHMAKIVNSTSCYKYRRTITSTTKDCFLSYLPDVSEFLSISKTSEQLDDVTETMDSLFSSTLNTVAPLRLRKVKENSLTPWYNEHTRTLKRAARKMERSWRKTKLEVFRIAWRESSISYRKALKTARSDYFSSLLEENKHNPRYLFNTVAKLTKNKASTSVDISQHHSSNDFMNYFTSKIDTIRDKIATIQQSATVSHQTVHYRPPEEQFHSFSTIGEE, encoded by the coding sequence atggataaacaaatgataaagattggcttattgaatatcagatccatttctacgaaaacactttttgtaaataatatgataactgatcataatatagatgtgctctgcttgacagaaacctggctaaaacctgatgattacattattttaaatgagtccaccccccaagattattgttataaacacgagccgcgtctaaaaggcaaagggggaggagttgcttcaatttataataacgttttcaggatttctcagagggcaggcttcaagtataactcgtttgaagtaatggtgcttcatataacattatccagagaaaccaatgttaatgataaatcccctgttatgtttgtactggctactgtatacaggccaccagggcaccatacagactttattaaagagtttggtgattttacatccgagttagttctggctgcagataaagtcttaatagttggtgattttaatatccatgtcgataatgaaaaagatgcattgggatcagcatttatagacattctgaactctattggtgttagacaacacgtttcaggacctactcattgtcgaaatcatactctagatttaatactgtcacatggaattgatgttgatagtgttgaaattattcagccaagtgatgatatctcagatcattatttagttctgtgtaaacttcatatggccaaaattgtaaattctacttcttgttacaagtatcgaagaaccatcacttctaccacaaaagactgctttttaagttatcttcctgatgtatccgaattccttagcatatccaaaacctcagaacaacttgatgatgtaacagaaactatggactctctcttttctagcactttaaatacagttgctcctttacgcttaagaaaggttaaggaaaacagtttgacaccatggtataatgagcatactcgcaccctaaagagagcagcccgaaaaatggagcgcagctggaggaaaacaaaactagaggtatttcgtattgcttggcgggaaagtagcatatcctacagaaaagcattaaaaactgctagatctgattacttttcttctcttttagaagaaaacaaacataaccccaggtatttattcaatacagtggctaaattaacgaaaaataaagcctcaacaagtgttgacatttcccaacaccacagcagtaatgactttatgaactactttacttctaaaatcgatactattagagataaaattgcaaccattcagcagtcagctacagtttcgcatcagacagtgcactatagaccccctgaggaacagttccactcattctctactataggagaggaataa